The following are encoded in a window of Bacillota bacterium genomic DNA:
- the pknB gene encoding Stk1 family PASTA domain-containing Ser/Thr kinase — MTEEVLGTRYRILSRVGEGGMAEVYRARDSVLNRIVAVKVLRPQFASDEEFVERFRREAQAAASLSHPNIVSIYDVGQDGDRYYIVMEYVSGKSLKDLIREEGPLAPEKAAGIACQILAALDHAHKNNIVHRDIKPHNILVTPEGAVKVTDFGIARATSTSALTETGTIIGTVNYFSPEQARGETVGIGSDIYSLGVVLYEMLTGRVPFKGDTPIAIALQHLQNTAISPSELNPRVPRELGRIVMKALEKDPSKRYQNARDMVRALEKYVPVPGGVRIDAAPSTGDGGGENRAADAPTEVFRPPAMPRAAGPKGVDDTLAKPRKSSRGVGKAVAMLVMVTLALFSLAAVAVIKLPEWLYVEEVRVPDFTGKTLDEAKLMAEEAGLRLDEPDRRYDDSVPPNAVISQRPAPYEKVKLNSRVLLVVSMGKEMVEVPDLKGLDVRQAVLELERLELKEGIQTEEYSSDVARGRVLSQSPEAGTRVEKGIPIDIVVSAGPEPNVVAVPDVVGATLSDAESRLALAGLVKGNVTEEAREGETPGVVLSQVPPAGQEVQRGTAVDLVISAGTEGSSSILDAITPVSTLVTILVPPGADQQEVRIKINDYYGERDYYVGMHAPGERIEKQVNAWGRKVRIRVYIAGILYKDEWVPKE, encoded by the coding sequence ATGACAGAGGAGGTCCTGGGGACAAGGTATAGGATCCTGTCGAGGGTGGGCGAGGGCGGCATGGCCGAGGTCTACAGGGCCCGCGACTCGGTCCTAAACAGGATCGTCGCCGTAAAAGTCCTTCGGCCTCAGTTCGCGTCCGACGAGGAATTTGTGGAGAGGTTCCGCAGAGAAGCCCAGGCGGCTGCGAGCCTGTCCCACCCGAACATCGTCAGCATCTACGACGTGGGCCAGGACGGCGACCGTTACTATATAGTGATGGAATACGTCAGCGGCAAGAGCCTGAAGGACCTCATCCGCGAGGAGGGTCCGCTCGCGCCCGAGAAGGCGGCGGGGATCGCGTGCCAGATCCTGGCGGCCCTCGATCATGCTCACAAGAACAACATCGTCCACAGGGACATAAAGCCGCACAACATCCTGGTGACCCCCGAGGGTGCGGTCAAGGTGACCGACTTCGGCATAGCCCGCGCCACGAGCACCTCAGCACTCACCGAGACAGGCACGATCATCGGAACGGTGAATTACTTTTCGCCAGAGCAGGCCAGGGGAGAGACCGTCGGCATCGGGTCGGACATCTACTCCCTTGGAGTTGTGCTTTACGAGATGCTCACGGGCAGGGTGCCGTTCAAGGGGGACACCCCGATTGCGATTGCGCTGCAACACTTGCAGAACACCGCGATATCCCCCTCCGAGCTCAACCCCAGAGTGCCACGCGAGCTCGGCAGGATCGTCATGAAAGCCCTTGAGAAGGACCCCTCCAAGCGCTATCAGAACGCCCGCGACATGGTGCGTGCTCTGGAGAAGTACGTTCCTGTGCCGGGGGGCGTGCGCATCGACGCCGCGCCTAGCACCGGAGATGGTGGTGGCGAGAACAGGGCCGCGGACGCGCCCACCGAGGTCTTCCGGCCACCGGCGATGCCTCGAGCGGCGGGCCCGAAAGGAGTGGATGATACCCTGGCGAAACCCCGCAAGAGCTCGCGCGGCGTGGGGAAAGCTGTCGCGATGCTAGTCATGGTCACGCTGGCCCTCTTCAGCCTCGCCGCCGTGGCGGTCATCAAGCTGCCTGAATGGCTGTATGTGGAAGAGGTTCGCGTTCCCGATTTCACCGGCAAGACCTTGGACGAGGCGAAGCTCATGGCTGAAGAGGCTGGCCTGCGCCTGGACGAGCCTGACAGGCGTTACGACGACTCTGTCCCGCCGAACGCCGTGATTTCCCAGCGACCCGCCCCATATGAGAAAGTGAAGCTCAACAGCAGGGTGCTGCTCGTGGTGAGCATGGGCAAGGAAATGGTCGAGGTCCCCGACTTGAAGGGCCTGGACGTCCGCCAAGCCGTCCTGGAACTTGAGCGCCTGGAGCTTAAGGAAGGGATCCAGACCGAGGAATACAGCTCTGATGTGGCGCGCGGGCGGGTGTTGTCGCAGTCGCCCGAGGCCGGAACGCGTGTGGAAAAGGGCATTCCAATTGACATAGTGGTTTCGGCCGGGCCCGAGCCCAACGTAGTGGCCGTGCCCGACGTTGTGGGCGCGACGCTTTCCGATGCCGAGTCCCGGCTTGCGCTGGCAGGCCTCGTGAAGGGCAACGTCACGGAGGAGGCTCGAGAAGGGGAGACCCCCGGAGTTGTCTTGAGTCAAGTCCCGCCCGCCGGGCAGGAAGTGCAGCGAGGCACAGCCGTGGACCTGGTGATATCCGCCGGGACCGAAGGTTCATCGTCGATACTGGACGCTATAACACCCGTCTCAACGCTGGTCACGATCCTCGTTCCGCCGGGCGCGGACCAACAGGAAGTGAGGATCAAAATCAACGACTATTATGGCGAGCGCGACTACTACGTGGGGATGCACGCGCCGGGCGAGCGCATTGAGAAACAGGTGAATGCGTGGGGCCGGAAGGTCAGGATCAGGGTGTACATCGCCGGGATCTTGTACAAAGACGAGTGGGTGCCGAAGGAGTAA
- the rlmN gene encoding 23S rRNA (adenine(2503)-C(2))-methyltransferase RlmN, whose protein sequence is MSNEEVGSRPRSKPDLKGFLPDEVAEFMVNMGEPAYRGTQVFSWIHRKGAVRFDEMTNLPIELRRRLADAARLTDLEVISRASGTQGTVKYLLGLGDGNSVEAVRMKYAYGVSACVSTQVGCKMGCAFCASGMGGFTRNLSPGEIVDQVLKMNMDLSKGQGEGPRTARVGWVVLMGTGEPLDNYSASTKALRILNAKDGLNLSFRRMTVSTCGLVPGIRRLAGEGIPVTLSISLHAPTDDLRDEIMPINKRYPIAEVMEAASFYASRTGRRVTFEYALIRDVNDSPAEARRLSELVSGMLAHVNLIPLNPVDGKAYERPPRERVMRFLAVLRQAGIPVTIRRGLGLDIDAACGQLRRRYCR, encoded by the coding sequence ATTTCAAACGAAGAGGTTGGTTCTAGGCCTCGCTCCAAGCCGGACCTCAAGGGTTTCCTGCCAGATGAGGTCGCAGAGTTCATGGTGAACATGGGTGAGCCCGCCTACAGAGGCACCCAAGTCTTCTCTTGGATACACCGGAAGGGCGCCGTACGCTTTGACGAGATGACGAACCTCCCGATCGAGCTGCGCAGGAGGCTCGCGGATGCGGCACGATTGACCGACCTGGAGGTGATCTCGCGTGCGTCTGGCACGCAGGGCACTGTCAAGTACCTTCTGGGCCTGGGCGACGGAAACTCGGTGGAAGCGGTGCGGATGAAGTACGCCTACGGCGTGTCGGCGTGCGTTTCCACGCAGGTGGGCTGCAAGATGGGCTGCGCGTTCTGCGCGTCGGGAATGGGAGGGTTCACCAGAAACTTGAGCCCAGGCGAGATAGTGGACCAGGTCCTTAAGATGAACATGGACCTGTCCAAGGGACAGGGGGAAGGGCCGCGGACGGCCCGCGTGGGCTGGGTCGTTCTCATGGGGACGGGCGAGCCTCTCGACAATTACAGCGCGTCCACGAAGGCTCTGCGCATATTGAACGCCAAGGACGGGTTGAACTTGAGCTTCCGGCGCATGACCGTGTCGACGTGCGGGCTCGTGCCGGGCATCAGGCGGCTCGCCGGCGAGGGCATCCCTGTCACGCTTTCGATCTCCCTTCATGCTCCCACCGACGACCTGCGCGACGAGATCATGCCCATCAACAAGCGTTACCCCATTGCCGAGGTGATGGAGGCCGCTTCGTTCTATGCAAGCCGCACAGGCCGCCGGGTCACCTTTGAGTACGCACTCATCCGCGACGTCAACGACAGCCCGGCCGAAGCCCGTCGGCTTTCGGAGCTCGTTTCCGGCATGCTGGCCCACGTGAACCTCATTCCATTGAATCCCGTAGACGGGAAGGCCTATGAGCGTCCGCCCCGGGAAAGAGTCATGCGTTTTCTCGCGGTTCTGAGGCAGGCGGGCATCCCCGTGACAATAAGGAGGGGGCTCGGGCTTGACATCGACGCCGCGTGCGGGCAGCTGCGCCGTAGATATTGCAGGTGA
- the rsgA gene encoding ribosome small subunit-dependent GTPase A: MPEGRVTRAYSGHYYVESGGETFDCVARGRLRKERKEVLVGDMVSFSVTGPGSGAIEDILPRKSRLVRPPVANVDQAVVVMACDDPEPDLELLDRMLVAVGAAGLGAVVCFNKMDLVSDYASRKLARIYKRAGYTVVRASARARWGLRALRRALAGKISVFSGPSGVGKSALLNALEPGLRLRCGEISAKTGRGRHTTRHSMLLSVQPDGFVADTPGFSKLDLDLTGLRRENLGDLFPEFAAVRDRCRFTGCLHHKEPGCAVKAAVEAGEVSESRYTHYVKFLEEIIEAERKGKFW; this comes from the coding sequence GTGCCGGAAGGGCGGGTTACGAGGGCATACTCCGGTCATTACTACGTGGAGTCAGGAGGCGAGACCTTCGATTGCGTGGCCCGGGGCAGGCTCCGGAAGGAACGCAAGGAGGTGCTCGTGGGGGACATGGTCTCCTTCAGCGTAACCGGGCCCGGAAGCGGCGCCATCGAGGACATCCTCCCGAGGAAGTCGCGCCTCGTCAGGCCCCCCGTGGCGAACGTGGACCAAGCGGTCGTCGTGATGGCATGCGATGACCCCGAGCCCGACCTCGAGCTTCTCGACCGCATGCTCGTCGCGGTAGGGGCCGCCGGGCTTGGCGCCGTGGTATGCTTCAACAAGATGGATCTCGTGAGCGACTACGCCTCGAGGAAGCTCGCGAGGATTTACAAGCGCGCAGGCTATACGGTCGTGCGGGCGAGTGCAAGGGCCCGGTGGGGCTTGCGGGCGCTCAGGAGGGCTCTTGCTGGCAAGATCTCCGTCTTCTCGGGGCCCTCGGGCGTGGGCAAGTCCGCGCTCCTCAACGCTCTCGAGCCGGGCCTACGGCTCCGCTGCGGGGAGATAAGCGCGAAGACCGGGCGTGGCAGGCACACAACGCGGCACTCGATGCTGCTCAGCGTCCAGCCGGACGGGTTCGTCGCGGACACCCCAGGGTTCTCCAAGCTTGACCTCGATCTCACGGGGCTGCGAAGGGAGAACCTGGGGGACCTCTTTCCCGAGTTTGCCGCGGTGCGCGATCGCTGCAGGTTCACCGGGTGCCTGCACCACAAGGAGCCTGGGTGCGCTGTTAAGGCCGCGGTAGAGGCGGGCGAAGTGTCCGAGTCGCGGTACACGCACTACGTGAAATTCCTCGAGGAGATCATAGAGGCAGAAAGGAAAGGGAAGTTTTGGTAA
- a CDS encoding FtsW/RodA/SpoVE family cell cycle protein, which produces MTYDARGAARGLPGPSSIDTLFATALLPGMLGVVMATLASGRPERSPGWPALLGFTGIFLTCHISFGRGRRIGDPVVFSVVAFLSGVGLAEVLRLDPGLAARQVGHLALGVATMSALVAFTPEVRVFEKYRFVAAATSCVLLASTIFFGVEVGGARSWLDLGFVAVQPSEAAKVLMVMFYAGYLKDTRALLKRSSRRLLGILLPDLSYAGPLVLMWGLALVLLVFQRDLGAAVLFFGVFLVMLYAASGRASYVAGGAVLLALGAAACAWFFPHVKARFTVWLDPWRFMDSTGYQAVQSMFAVAAGGIIGVGPGRGMPNVIPAAPTDFVFSAICEEMGLVGGLAVIGAYALLVQRGLSWATRARDDFRGLLAAGMTSLIGLQALAITGGVLGLVPLTGVTLPFVSYGGSSMVASFAAVGFVLRVAREEQEERGKEEARVEVEG; this is translated from the coding sequence ATGACATACGACGCTCGCGGCGCAGCCCGGGGCCTGCCAGGGCCGTCATCAATCGACACTCTGTTCGCGACGGCGCTCTTGCCCGGCATGCTCGGCGTGGTCATGGCGACCCTTGCTTCCGGGAGGCCGGAGCGCTCGCCGGGGTGGCCCGCGCTTCTAGGGTTCACTGGGATCTTCCTCACCTGTCACATCTCGTTCGGGCGGGGACGCCGCATTGGCGACCCGGTGGTCTTCTCGGTTGTGGCCTTTCTCTCAGGCGTCGGCCTCGCAGAGGTCCTCAGGCTCGATCCTGGGCTTGCTGCGAGGCAGGTGGGCCATCTCGCTCTCGGGGTCGCGACGATGTCCGCGCTTGTGGCGTTCACCCCGGAGGTGCGGGTGTTTGAGAAATACAGGTTCGTTGCCGCGGCGACGTCGTGCGTCCTTCTCGCGAGCACCATTTTCTTTGGCGTCGAGGTCGGTGGCGCAAGGTCGTGGCTTGACCTTGGATTTGTGGCGGTGCAGCCGTCGGAGGCCGCCAAGGTCCTCATGGTCATGTTCTACGCAGGCTATCTCAAGGACACTAGAGCGCTACTGAAGAGGTCATCCCGGAGGCTCCTTGGGATCCTCCTGCCGGACCTCTCGTACGCCGGGCCGCTCGTCCTGATGTGGGGCCTGGCTCTCGTGCTTCTGGTCTTCCAGAGAGACTTGGGGGCGGCGGTTCTCTTTTTCGGGGTCTTCCTCGTGATGTTGTACGCGGCGTCGGGGAGAGCCTCTTATGTGGCAGGGGGTGCGGTTCTCCTGGCGCTGGGTGCTGCAGCATGCGCTTGGTTTTTCCCGCACGTCAAGGCCAGGTTCACTGTGTGGCTCGATCCGTGGCGGTTCATGGATTCCACCGGCTATCAGGCGGTGCAGTCCATGTTCGCCGTGGCGGCGGGTGGCATCATCGGCGTGGGACCTGGTCGCGGGATGCCCAACGTCATACCCGCCGCGCCTACCGATTTCGTTTTCTCCGCCATATGCGAAGAGATGGGGCTCGTGGGCGGGCTGGCCGTGATTGGCGCCTACGCACTGTTGGTGCAGAGGGGGCTTTCGTGGGCCACCCGAGCGAGAGACGATTTTCGCGGGCTCCTCGCAGCGGGCATGACTTCCCTCATAGGACTGCAGGCGCTCGCGATAACCGGTGGAGTCCTGGGGCTCGTTCCGCTCACCGGGGTTACTCTGCCGTTCGTAAGCTACGGCGGCAGCTCGATGGTGGCAAGCTTTGCCGCGGTGGGATTCGTGCTCCGCGTGGCCCGCGAGGAACAGGAGGAGCGCGGCAAGGAGGAGGCTAGGGTCGAGGTTGAAGGATAG
- a CDS encoding ribulose-phosphate 3-epimerase, with protein MVKIAPSILSADFAHLADEVARVERCADLLHVDVMDGHFVPNITVGPPVVASLRAVTSLPLDVHLMIDDPDAYIGRFAEAGASIITVHAEATPHVHRTLQAVKGAGVKAGLAICPATPTCWLEHVLDLVDLILVMTVNPGFGGQEFIRATLPKIRQAREMIERAHRCIDIEVDGGIRDTTAPLAVEAGANVLVAGNFVFDGLDPCANVERLRRSAFSALPSC; from the coding sequence TTGGTAAAGATAGCGCCATCCATACTCTCAGCGGATTTCGCGCACCTCGCGGATGAGGTAGCCCGTGTGGAGCGGTGTGCGGACCTCTTGCACGTGGACGTGATGGACGGCCACTTCGTGCCGAACATCACCGTGGGGCCGCCCGTGGTGGCCTCTTTGAGGGCAGTGACCAGCTTGCCCCTTGACGTGCATCTCATGATCGACGACCCCGACGCTTACATCGGCCGCTTTGCGGAGGCGGGAGCGTCGATCATCACGGTCCATGCCGAGGCGACCCCTCACGTCCATAGGACCCTCCAAGCAGTGAAGGGCGCTGGCGTGAAGGCTGGCCTGGCCATTTGCCCCGCTACTCCTACGTGCTGGCTCGAACACGTGCTCGATCTCGTGGACCTCATCCTCGTCATGACGGTCAACCCGGGATTCGGGGGGCAGGAGTTCATCCGCGCGACGCTGCCGAAGATACGGCAGGCAAGGGAGATGATCGAGCGCGCTCACAGATGCATCGACATCGAGGTGGACGGCGGCATACGAGACACTACGGCGCCTCTCGCGGTGGAGGCTGGGGCCAATGTTCTCGTTGCCGGGAATTTCGTGTTCGACGGGCTAGACCCTTGCGCGAACGTGGAGCGCTTGAGGAGGAGCGCGTTTTCGGCGCTCCCGTCCTGTTGA
- a CDS encoding competence/damage-inducible protein A, with product MKAEIVSIGTELLLGQIVDTNAAYISRKLAEIGVDVFHRVTVGDNPDRVVAAINEALERADVVITTGGLGPTEDDPTREAVAKALGVPLVVSERARRRAESRLARAGHEIGLESAVRQAMVPEGAQVIDNDRGTACGFIASTDGKVVISMPGVPGEMEGMMESTVLPYLQGRMGDASSVIVWKVLKICGRGEASVEEEVRDLLHGRSNPTVAPLVSLGEVALRIAAKARSPQEAEAMIAPVEAEIRARLGDDVYGTGDDELQDAVVRLLTAKGLRCAVAESVTGGLIAHKLTQVPGSSAVLGLGVTSYSNEAKREILGVPAEALETHGAVSREVAIAMAKGALLKGHADVAVSTTGIAGPSGGTAGKPVGLVFVGIASRHGIACARLNLGGTRHEIKERAARRALDLLRRHVLSKC from the coding sequence GTGAAGGCCGAGATAGTCTCCATTGGAACCGAGCTGCTGCTCGGACAGATCGTGGATACCAACGCCGCTTACATCTCTCGCAAGCTTGCGGAGATCGGCGTGGACGTCTTTCACAGGGTCACGGTGGGGGACAACCCCGACAGGGTCGTCGCCGCCATCAACGAGGCCCTCGAGAGGGCGGATGTCGTTATCACCACGGGCGGCCTCGGGCCGACCGAGGACGATCCCACCAGGGAGGCCGTGGCGAAGGCCCTGGGCGTGCCGCTCGTGGTCTCAGAGCGTGCACGCCGCCGCGCCGAGTCTCGGCTGGCAAGGGCGGGGCACGAGATCGGGTTGGAAAGCGCCGTGCGCCAGGCGATGGTCCCCGAAGGCGCCCAGGTCATTGACAACGACCGGGGAACGGCCTGCGGATTCATCGCGTCAACGGACGGCAAGGTGGTCATCTCGATGCCGGGTGTTCCAGGCGAGATGGAGGGCATGATGGAGAGCACCGTCCTCCCCTACTTGCAAGGCAGGATGGGCGACGCCTCGAGCGTCATCGTATGGAAAGTTCTCAAGATCTGCGGCAGGGGCGAGGCGTCGGTTGAGGAGGAGGTGCGTGACCTCCTTCACGGAAGGAGCAACCCGACTGTGGCCCCGCTGGTGTCGCTTGGAGAGGTGGCCCTTCGTATCGCAGCGAAGGCAAGGTCCCCGCAGGAGGCGGAGGCCATGATCGCGCCGGTTGAGGCGGAGATCCGCGCGAGGCTGGGCGACGACGTGTACGGGACGGGCGACGACGAGCTCCAGGATGCCGTGGTCAGGCTCTTGACTGCGAAGGGCCTCAGGTGCGCGGTCGCGGAGTCGGTCACCGGCGGGCTCATCGCGCACAAGCTCACGCAGGTGCCCGGCAGCTCCGCGGTGTTGGGGCTCGGCGTGACGAGCTACAGTAACGAGGCTAAGCGCGAGATCCTCGGGGTCCCGGCCGAGGCTTTGGAGACGCACGGCGCCGTGAGCCGTGAGGTGGCGATAGCCATGGCGAAGGGCGCACTCCTGAAGGGACATGCGGACGTAGCCGTCTCAACCACCGGCATCGCCGGGCCGTCCGGGGGAACCGCAGGGAAACCCGTGGGGCTTGTCTTCGTCGGCATTGCGTCGCGGCACGGGATCGCGTGCGCGAGGCTCAATCTCGGAGGCACGCGGCACGAGATCAAAGAGAGGGCCGCCAGGAGAGCATTGGACCTCCTGCGCCGGCATGTCTTGTCGAAATGCTAG
- a CDS encoding DUF3662 domain-containing protein: MNFLARMERAIEEIVEGIFRKAREATHPVEIGRYLLREMEDEKRISVTRTYVPNHYKVRLHARDVEYLGPLARTVSRELAAHVMSRARRQGYSFVGRVDVEFVADEAAKPGDIRVEGSFVEDDDGGEPDDASRAGLSAEETSRTLISSRGGAGPSNRDLPTGPRLIVRLNGGVERVFPLGGDRVVVGRSSSCGIVLEDAGVSRRHAEIGREAGRFYVLDLGSTNGTYVNGRRVSRQILADGDHVNFGKVAACFKEA; encoded by the coding sequence ATGAACTTCCTCGCACGGATGGAAAGGGCGATCGAGGAGATCGTGGAGGGCATCTTTCGGAAGGCCCGCGAGGCTACGCACCCCGTAGAGATAGGGAGGTACCTGCTGCGGGAAATGGAGGATGAGAAAAGGATCTCCGTGACCCGCACGTACGTCCCGAATCACTACAAGGTAAGGCTGCACGCACGGGACGTGGAGTACCTGGGGCCGCTTGCTCGCACGGTGTCGCGGGAACTCGCGGCACATGTGATGTCGCGGGCTCGTCGGCAGGGTTATTCGTTCGTGGGCCGGGTAGACGTGGAGTTCGTGGCAGATGAGGCCGCGAAGCCGGGAGACATAAGGGTCGAGGGGTCCTTCGTCGAGGACGACGACGGAGGAGAGCCGGACGACGCATCGCGTGCGGGGCTCTCGGCGGAGGAGACGTCGCGGACGCTCATCTCTAGTCGCGGCGGCGCGGGCCCGTCGAACCGGGATCTCCCTACAGGGCCGCGGCTTATAGTGCGGCTGAATGGGGGCGTGGAGCGCGTGTTCCCCCTCGGCGGCGACAGGGTGGTCGTGGGCCGCTCAAGCTCTTGTGGCATCGTATTGGAGGACGCCGGGGTGTCCCGGCGTCACGCCGAGATAGGTCGGGAGGCGGGACGCTTCTACGTCTTGGACCTGGGAAGCACCAACGGGACGTATGTCAATGGCAGGAGGGTGTCGCGACAGATCCTTGCCGACGGCGACCACGTCAACTTCGGCAAGGTGGCTGCCTGCTTCAAGGAGGCATGA
- a CDS encoding Stp1/IreP family PP2C-type Ser/Thr phosphatase — MRVMQASARTDVGLVRSVNEDDYLIGDGVFAVADGLGGHEAGEIASQMAIRMLKEFKPPENGDPAGALAEALEGINRAVYKRSVADPSCEGMGTTLTVLLITGDTAYIGHVGDSRAYLVRDGRLHRLTEDHSIVGELIRMGMLSEPEARAHPQRNLLTRAIGTQPDVEIEVGYCKLGPGDRFLLCTDGLTGAVDDGEILRVMASAQDPRSAVDQLVELAMRGGGHDNITAVAVFLDLP, encoded by the coding sequence GTGAGGGTTATGCAGGCCTCTGCCCGGACGGACGTGGGCCTCGTGAGGTCCGTGAACGAGGATGACTACCTCATCGGTGACGGCGTTTTCGCCGTCGCTGACGGACTTGGGGGCCACGAAGCGGGTGAGATCGCGAGCCAAATGGCCATCCGCATGTTGAAAGAGTTCAAGCCTCCGGAGAACGGCGACCCGGCTGGGGCCTTGGCGGAAGCCCTGGAGGGGATCAATCGGGCCGTGTACAAGCGCTCGGTGGCCGATCCGTCCTGCGAGGGGATGGGGACTACTCTCACCGTGCTCTTGATCACAGGGGACACTGCTTACATAGGACACGTGGGCGACAGCCGGGCGTATCTCGTGCGGGATGGCAGGCTGCACAGGCTCACCGAGGACCATTCCATCGTAGGCGAGCTTATCCGCATGGGCATGCTTTCCGAACCTGAGGCCCGTGCCCACCCTCAGCGCAATCTCCTCACCCGTGCCATCGGCACGCAGCCCGATGTGGAGATCGAGGTGGGCTACTGCAAGCTCGGACCGGGCGACCGGTTTCTCCTCTGCACAGATGGCCTCACCGGTGCCGTTGACGACGGGGAGATACTGAGAGTTATGGCTTCTGCGCAAGATCCGAGATCCGCAGTAGACCAGCTCGTGGAGCTCGCGATGCGCGGAGGGGGCCACGACAACATCACCGCTGTAGCGGTGTTCCTTGACCTGCCATGA
- a CDS encoding AAA family ATPase gives MLKEIGVGASLAAATFLAVSGYNIMPLVLLMGIAVALWYLQAAGPGVGVGKRFHVLSGGRQDPGVPHVSFNDIGGQEVAKRELLEALEFVVNADKVKALGIRPLRGILLTGPPGTGKTLLAKAAASYTGSVFLAASGSEFVEMYAGVGAQRVRQLFNTARTRAVREKRGSAMIFIDEIEVLGGKRGKHTSHLEYDQTLNQLLVEMDGINPYDDVRLLVIGATNRADLLDPALLRPGRFDRIVQVNLPDREGRLHILRIHTKGKPLGEDVDLEDIAQQTFGFSGAHLENLVNEAAILAMRQGKGTIGAREFRDAIDKVMMGERLDRRPSRADLERIAFHEVGHALASEVLRPGSVSTITVTSRGKALGYTRQTQEEDLCLYTREWLEDQLAVLLGGAVAEEIRFGTRSTGAANDFEQALDIARRLIGSGMSQLGVVNVDELPRQLYHETMTSILRGQERRVRQILESRKDVLVEASVTLLEREKIEGDEFREMLGRSVKTSLARERASV, from the coding sequence ATGCTCAAGGAAATCGGCGTGGGGGCGTCGCTCGCCGCGGCAACCTTCCTCGCCGTCTCCGGATACAACATAATGCCGCTCGTTCTTCTCATGGGAATCGCGGTTGCCTTATGGTACCTCCAGGCCGCCGGCCCGGGGGTCGGGGTTGGCAAGCGCTTTCACGTGCTGAGCGGAGGGCGGCAGGACCCGGGGGTGCCGCATGTCTCGTTCAACGACATTGGGGGCCAGGAAGTCGCCAAGCGAGAGCTCCTGGAGGCGCTCGAATTCGTGGTGAACGCGGACAAGGTCAAGGCCCTGGGCATTCGGCCCTTGCGGGGCATCCTCCTTACGGGCCCTCCGGGCACCGGCAAGACGTTGCTCGCCAAAGCCGCCGCGAGCTACACCGGCAGCGTGTTCCTGGCAGCGAGCGGGTCCGAATTCGTCGAGATGTACGCTGGGGTGGGGGCGCAACGGGTCCGCCAGCTCTTCAATACGGCGAGGACGCGCGCGGTCCGCGAGAAGCGCGGCAGCGCCATGATATTCATAGACGAGATCGAGGTGCTGGGCGGCAAGCGCGGCAAGCACACGAGCCATTTGGAGTATGATCAGACGCTCAACCAGCTGCTCGTAGAGATGGACGGCATAAACCCGTACGACGACGTCAGGCTACTGGTGATAGGCGCCACGAACAGGGCCGACCTGCTCGACCCCGCGCTCCTTCGGCCTGGTAGATTCGACCGCATCGTCCAGGTGAACCTTCCTGATCGCGAGGGGCGGCTCCATATCCTTCGAATCCACACGAAAGGCAAGCCACTTGGCGAGGACGTCGATCTCGAAGACATCGCGCAGCAGACGTTCGGGTTCTCCGGTGCCCACCTTGAGAACCTCGTGAACGAGGCGGCCATTCTCGCGATGCGGCAAGGGAAGGGCACGATCGGAGCGAGGGAATTCAGGGACGCCATAGACAAGGTCATGATGGGAGAGAGGCTCGACCGTCGGCCGAGCCGTGCGGACCTTGAGAGGATCGCGTTCCACGAAGTCGGGCACGCGCTTGCAAGCGAAGTGCTCCGCCCGGGCTCGGTTTCAACGATCACCGTTACGTCACGGGGAAAGGCGCTGGGCTATACCAGGCAGACTCAGGAGGAGGACCTGTGCCTGTACACGCGTGAGTGGCTTGAGGACCAGCTCGCGGTGCTCCTGGGGGGTGCCGTGGCCGAGGAGATCCGCTTCGGGACGCGGTCCACGGGTGCGGCGAACGACTTCGAACAGGCCCTGGACATCGCAAGGCGTCTCATCGGCTCTGGGATGTCGCAGCTTGGCGTGGTGAACGTGGATGAGCTCCCGAGACAGCTCTACCACGAGACCATGACGTCGATCCTGAGGGGGCAGGAACGCAGGGTCCGGCAGATCCTCGAATCCCGAAAGGACGTCCTCGTGGAGGCCAGCGTGACGCTGCTCGAGAGGGAGAAGATAGAGGGCGATGAGTTCAGAGAGATGCTCGGGAGGAGCGTGAAAACGAGTCTCGCCCGCGAACGGGCTTCGGTTTAG
- a CDS encoding FHA domain-containing protein, with amino-acid sequence MALTWFVARVALASLICLFVYRASRMAGVYEFAEERFRAPDAQCPARCRGELEVESGPGVPSGGERFTLGAVTVLGRAPDNDIVILDPYVSARHAEIVFGKSGFFVRDLGSVNGTYVNGRKLGRERRLRKGDRLELGDTIFRFRG; translated from the coding sequence GTGGCGCTTACATGGTTTGTCGCGCGCGTGGCTCTGGCTAGCCTGATATGTCTATTTGTCTACCGTGCGTCCCGAATGGCAGGGGTTTACGAATTCGCGGAGGAGCGATTTCGAGCGCCGGACGCGCAATGCCCAGCCCGGTGCCGGGGCGAGCTCGAGGTGGAGTCCGGGCCTGGGGTTCCATCGGGCGGCGAGCGGTTCACCCTCGGCGCTGTCACGGTTCTCGGGCGTGCGCCCGACAACGACATCGTTATCCTTGATCCATACGTGTCCGCGAGGCACGCCGAGATCGTCTTCGGCAAGTCGGGTTTCTTCGTCCGGGACCTCGGAAGCGTCAACGGCACGTACGTGAACGGAAGGAAGCTTGGTCGGGAACGGCGCCTCAGGAAGGGAGACCGGTTGGAGCTCGGTGACACCATATTTCGGTTTCGGGGGTGA